One segment of Thermosynechococcus sp. HN-54 DNA contains the following:
- the crtD gene encoding C-3',4' desaturase CrtD produces MAKQVVVIGGGIGGLTTAALLARRGYRVQLFEQAAQLGGCASTFQRRGFTFDVGATQVAGLEPGGIHAQIFAELDIPLPAATPCDPACAVYLPQETTPINVWRDRDRWQQERQDHFPGSERFWQGLEHLFAISWRFQQRQPILPPRNGFDLWQLVQALRPDTLVTVPFSLMTVTDWMTLCGVGGDRRLRQFLDLQLKLYSQVDASETALLYAATALCLSQDPHGLYHLHGSMQVLSERLATALRRDGGQIYTRHLVRHIEVEQGRAVAVQVENLKTKTRQRVEADHIVANVPAQNLPHLLGDAIPAGYARRLKTLPPAAGAFVIYLGVKEAAIPKGCPPHLQFLYDPEGPIGENNSLFVSVSQPQDGRAPTGYRTLIASSFTEANFWHQPDLDYAATKAQYTQTALERLGRFFDLRPEHIVHCEAATPRTFWRYTARMDGIVGGIGQRLSTFGPFGLATRTPIPHLWLVGDSVHPGEGTAGVSYGARALVQQVVASDTNFGKSYYNRETPEPID; encoded by the coding sequence ATGGCAAAGCAGGTTGTCGTCATTGGCGGCGGCATTGGGGGTTTGACAACAGCGGCGTTGTTGGCGCGGCGGGGCTATCGCGTTCAGCTTTTTGAGCAGGCAGCCCAATTGGGAGGCTGTGCCTCCACATTTCAGCGGCGGGGGTTTACCTTTGATGTCGGTGCTACTCAAGTGGCGGGTTTGGAGCCGGGGGGGATTCATGCCCAGATTTTTGCTGAATTGGATATTCCCCTACCCGCAGCTACGCCCTGTGATCCCGCCTGTGCTGTCTATCTGCCCCAGGAAACAACGCCCATTAACGTTTGGCGCGATCGCGATCGCTGGCAACAGGAACGTCAAGACCACTTTCCCGGCAGTGAGCGATTTTGGCAAGGCCTTGAACACCTCTTTGCCATTAGTTGGCGCTTCCAACAGCGGCAGCCAATTTTGCCCCCTCGCAATGGCTTTGATCTGTGGCAACTGGTGCAAGCCCTGCGTCCCGATACCCTTGTCACAGTGCCCTTTAGCCTGATGACGGTGACCGATTGGATGACTCTCTGTGGTGTCGGGGGCGATCGCCGGCTGCGGCAGTTTCTGGATCTGCAACTCAAGCTTTACTCCCAAGTGGATGCCAGTGAAACCGCCCTGCTCTATGCCGCCACTGCTCTGTGTCTTTCCCAAGACCCCCACGGCCTCTACCATCTCCACGGCAGTATGCAGGTTCTCAGTGAGCGGCTAGCCACTGCCTTGCGGCGGGATGGCGGCCAAATCTACACCCGGCATCTGGTGCGTCACATTGAGGTGGAGCAGGGGCGTGCCGTCGCCGTCCAGGTGGAAAACTTAAAAACCAAAACCCGTCAGCGGGTCGAAGCAGATCACATTGTGGCCAATGTCCCTGCCCAAAACCTGCCCCACCTCCTTGGCGATGCCATTCCCGCAGGCTATGCCCGCCGCCTAAAAACGCTGCCCCCCGCCGCCGGTGCCTTTGTCATTTACCTTGGCGTTAAAGAGGCCGCCATTCCCAAAGGTTGTCCGCCCCACTTGCAATTTCTCTACGACCCTGAAGGCCCGATTGGCGAAAATAACTCCCTCTTTGTCTCCGTCAGTCAGCCGCAGGATGGCCGTGCCCCGACCGGTTATCGCACCCTGATTGCTTCGAGCTTTACTGAAGCGAATTTTTGGCATCAGCCCGACTTAGACTATGCGGCCACGAAGGCGCAATACACCCAAACGGCTCTCGAACGCCTTGGTCGCTTCTTTGATCTGCGGCCAGAGCACATTGTCCACTGTGAAGCGGCAACCCCCCGCACCTTCTGGCGCTATACGGCGCGCATGGATGGCATTGTCGGTGGCATTGGTCAACGTCTGAGTACCTTTGGCCCCTTTGGCTTGGCCACTCGCACCCCGATTCCCCACCTGTGGTTAGTGGGAGATTCCGTACATCCCGGTGAAGGCACTGCCGGTGTCAGCTATGGTGCCCGTGCCCTTGTCCAACAAGTCGTTGCCAGTGATACAAATTTTGGTAAAAGTTACTATAATAGAGAGACACCTGAGCCAATTGATTAA
- the hisIE gene encoding bifunctional phosphoribosyl-AMP cyclohydrolase/phosphoribosyl-ATP diphosphatase HisIE produces MPATALSLPIDEIRYDERGLVPAIVQDYLDGTVLMLAWMNRESLQKTLETGRTWFWSRSRQELWPKGETSGHVQWVKSIRYDCDSDALLLTVEQVGHSACHTGERSCFHRHGAKGEWIEPPPADTLSQVYEVVCQRRDVPQAQSYTCSLFAAGDNKILKKLGEETVEVVMACKDDDPEAIAGEVADLFYHTLVALAYHGVSLRQVYEQLQLRRR; encoded by the coding sequence ATGCCTGCCACTGCCCTTAGCCTGCCCATCGATGAGATTCGCTACGATGAACGGGGTTTAGTGCCAGCGATTGTCCAAGACTATTTGGACGGCACTGTGTTGATGCTGGCGTGGATGAATCGGGAATCGCTACAAAAAACGCTTGAAACAGGTCGTACGTGGTTTTGGAGTCGTTCGCGCCAAGAACTCTGGCCCAAGGGTGAAACCTCTGGCCATGTGCAGTGGGTAAAAAGTATCCGCTACGACTGCGATAGTGATGCTCTGTTGCTGACGGTCGAACAGGTGGGGCACAGTGCCTGTCACACAGGGGAGCGCAGTTGTTTTCACCGCCACGGTGCCAAGGGGGAATGGATTGAACCGCCGCCCGCCGATACCCTCTCGCAGGTGTATGAAGTGGTTTGCCAGCGTCGCGATGTGCCCCAAGCCCAGTCCTATACCTGTAGTCTCTTTGCTGCGGGCGATAACAAAATTCTCAAGAAGCTGGGGGAAGAAACTGTAGAAGTTGTCATGGCCTGCAAAGACGATGATCCAGAGGCGATCGCCGGTGAGGTGGCGGACTTGTTTTACCATACGCTAGTTGCCCTTGCCTATCATGGGGTGTCTTTGCGGCAGGTCTATGAGCAGCTTCAATTGCGGCGGCGCTAG
- a CDS encoding PHP domain-containing protein, translating into MTLAALMVTQAEILRGLFRTLTATSCPYRYNFHLHTICSDGQLTPQQVAQQAMIHGLKGFAITDHHALEGYFQARTYIEAYPGTDRPEVYTGIEITAQLLDTEVHILGYGFDPHAPILHLYAMGTAPQGELAQAERVIAALHEAGGLAILAHPARYRLPAEQLIPAAVARGIDGVETYYCYGNPDPWEPTPETTALVHALAAEHQLLETCGTDTHGQSILVRR; encoded by the coding sequence ATGACCCTTGCTGCACTAATGGTGACGCAGGCGGAGATCCTCCGAGGTCTCTTTCGGACGTTGACGGCAACCAGTTGTCCCTATCGCTATAACTTTCACCTGCATACGATTTGCTCGGATGGCCAGCTAACACCGCAGCAAGTGGCACAACAGGCAATGATCCATGGCCTCAAGGGCTTTGCCATTACCGATCACCATGCGCTAGAGGGTTATTTTCAGGCTCGGACGTACATAGAAGCCTATCCGGGAACGGATCGCCCTGAAGTGTACACCGGCATTGAAATTACCGCCCAACTGCTCGATACCGAAGTCCACATCCTTGGCTATGGCTTCGACCCCCACGCGCCGATCCTGCATCTTTATGCAATGGGCACTGCCCCCCAAGGCGAATTGGCACAGGCGGAACGGGTGATTGCGGCGCTCCATGAGGCAGGAGGCTTGGCAATTTTGGCGCATCCAGCACGCTATCGACTACCTGCTGAACAACTGATTCCAGCGGCGGTGGCACGGGGCATTGATGGGGTAGAAACCTACTACTGTTACGGCAACCCCGATCCGTGGGAACCCACGCCAGAAACTACGGCTTTGGTGCATGCTTTGGCCGCAGAGCATCAACTTCTGGAGACCTGTGGAACCGATACCCATGGCCAAAGTATTCTCGTGCGGCGATGA
- a CDS encoding FHA domain-containing protein: MTQAAWLELVKSVSEQGVQLPTSGLKIGRAPDNDIVLNDVSVSRHHAYFGWQEGRVHLTDLGSKSGTHLNGQPIVPNTPIPLEDGDLITLGNSAVRFRLIWQYHDYQPRATEVSKDTEVPVIEVRTKTWRQCWGLQEQTTLLGTHPACDVVVDTPELLPCHLKLRFVDQHLQVVDLSDPHSTMNVHLGVGESYALTEFVTLTYVGQELPDRIDTQRHAVAFSPATELRLTSTATVLAIPESEPTSTVPVKTISLVGYSTFTIGRDPSNDLVIEHPTVSRHHAKIERRNADLILSDLGSSNGTFVNGREVEEPTLLRVGDSIRIGSDRLVLNVDETLTQYAESGHMRLDAINLSKVVGKGTQILHDISLSIMPKEFVAILGPSGSGKSTLLDALNGLRPATTGTVLVNGTNFYRNYQAFQAQLGYVPQKNIIHEELTIAQALEYAAKLRMPPDTTPAERQQRVTDVLTELGLNHRRDVPIARLSGGQQRRVCIGAELLTQPSLFFLDEATSGLDPGTEADLMFLLRQLADQGRTILIITHATQNIRECDLVIYLAEGGRLAYFGPPDQLLPYFRATFGDRFSGIKLEDFSGIYRALDKEKNPNAPTSEELEQAYRRSRLYQEYVVGRQQVLAHMPDESQRRTKGKSRRSSEPKSKISPWQQFLILTRRNLTILSQDRTHLLLTLLIAPLLGSLSFVSWQRDLFNPETGSAGQALTMIFVTSLIAVMIGAMTTMRELVKEVEVYRRERMIGLRLLPYIGSKVAIALGLALYQAATYLAVTKLAVDLPGDWGVTFAMYITLALAIFGGMAMGLLVSAFAPSQNIVPLLVLMFLVPQIIFSGGIQPVSTFGLPGQIINHLTVIKWPFEAMVKLTGMGEDIANDPCWREPEEEREKMTEEMQRDFCLCYGPGLFKTCNFPGIRAKYVPEVDEPALPRPASPGDPPNDPAALQDYLQRLQAYQAAMDEWELKYSEWNRQRSRAINEAQGIISRFQRDQGYMFTVDVQRHWRHQGILILAMLVALPFCQKRRDFSR; encoded by the coding sequence ATGACTCAAGCAGCGTGGTTAGAACTGGTCAAATCAGTGAGTGAGCAGGGCGTCCAGTTACCCACCAGCGGACTGAAAATTGGCCGTGCCCCCGATAACGATATTGTTCTCAACGATGTCTCCGTTTCCCGCCACCATGCTTACTTTGGCTGGCAAGAGGGACGAGTCCATTTGACTGATCTTGGCAGTAAGTCCGGCACCCATCTCAACGGCCAACCCATCGTGCCCAATACCCCCATTCCCCTCGAAGATGGCGACTTGATTACGCTGGGCAACTCTGCTGTGCGCTTTCGCCTCATCTGGCAGTACCACGACTATCAACCTCGTGCCACCGAGGTCAGCAAAGATACTGAAGTCCCCGTGATTGAAGTGCGCACAAAAACATGGCGACAGTGTTGGGGGCTACAGGAGCAAACGACGCTTTTGGGAACCCATCCCGCCTGTGATGTGGTGGTGGATACGCCTGAACTACTGCCCTGCCACTTGAAATTACGCTTTGTGGATCAGCATCTGCAAGTGGTGGATCTCAGTGATCCGCATTCAACAATGAATGTGCATTTGGGAGTGGGCGAGAGTTATGCGCTGACGGAATTTGTCACCCTCACCTATGTGGGGCAGGAGTTGCCTGATCGCATTGATACCCAGCGCCATGCCGTTGCCTTTAGCCCAGCAACGGAGTTGCGTTTGACCAGCACAGCAACCGTGTTGGCAATTCCTGAATCAGAGCCAACCTCCACCGTCCCTGTGAAAACCATTTCACTGGTGGGTTACAGCACATTCACCATTGGCCGCGATCCAAGTAATGATTTGGTTATTGAGCACCCAACGGTCTCGCGCCACCATGCCAAAATTGAGCGCCGCAACGCTGATTTGATTCTCAGCGATTTGGGATCGAGCAATGGTACGTTTGTCAATGGTCGGGAGGTAGAAGAACCGACATTGCTGCGGGTGGGGGACAGCATTCGCATTGGCAGCGATCGCCTTGTCCTGAATGTAGATGAAACACTGACCCAGTACGCTGAATCGGGTCATATGCGCCTTGATGCCATCAACCTCAGTAAGGTGGTGGGCAAGGGAACGCAAATTCTCCACGATATTTCCCTGTCGATCATGCCCAAGGAGTTTGTGGCCATCTTGGGGCCTAGTGGTAGCGGTAAGTCAACCCTCCTCGATGCCCTAAATGGATTGCGGCCGGCAACAACGGGCACCGTATTGGTGAATGGCACAAATTTTTACCGCAACTATCAAGCTTTTCAGGCGCAATTGGGCTATGTGCCTCAGAAAAATATCATCCACGAGGAGCTGACGATCGCCCAAGCCTTGGAATACGCGGCAAAACTACGGATGCCCCCCGATACAACCCCAGCGGAACGCCAACAGCGGGTGACAGACGTGTTAACAGAATTGGGACTGAACCATCGTCGCGATGTGCCCATTGCCCGTCTCAGTGGCGGCCAGCAGCGGCGGGTGTGTATTGGGGCAGAATTGCTCACGCAACCCAGTCTTTTCTTCCTTGATGAGGCTACCTCTGGCCTAGATCCGGGCACCGAAGCCGACCTGATGTTTTTGCTGCGGCAGTTGGCGGATCAGGGGCGAACGATTCTGATCATTACCCACGCTACCCAAAATATCCGTGAGTGTGATCTGGTGATCTACCTAGCGGAGGGCGGCCGCCTAGCCTACTTTGGGCCTCCTGATCAACTGTTGCCCTATTTCCGTGCTACCTTTGGCGATCGCTTTAGTGGCATCAAGCTAGAGGATTTCTCTGGCATTTACCGCGCCCTCGACAAGGAGAAGAATCCCAATGCCCCCACCTCAGAAGAGCTAGAGCAAGCCTACCGGCGATCGCGCCTCTATCAGGAATATGTCGTGGGACGACAGCAAGTGCTGGCTCACATGCCCGATGAAAGTCAACGGCGCACCAAGGGCAAATCCCGTCGCAGCAGCGAACCCAAATCCAAAATCTCCCCTTGGCAACAATTTCTCATTCTCACCCGCCGCAACCTGACCATTCTCAGCCAAGATCGCACTCACCTGCTGCTGACACTCTTAATTGCGCCTCTGCTCGGTAGTCTAAGTTTTGTCTCTTGGCAGCGGGATCTCTTTAATCCGGAAACAGGGAGTGCCGGTCAAGCGCTGACGATGATCTTTGTCACCAGTCTGATTGCTGTGATGATTGGTGCGATGACAACGATGCGCGAGTTGGTCAAGGAGGTGGAAGTTTATCGGCGGGAGCGGATGATTGGCCTGCGGCTGTTGCCCTACATTGGCTCGAAGGTGGCGATCGCCCTCGGTCTTGCCCTTTACCAAGCGGCCACCTACCTTGCGGTAACAAAGCTGGCGGTGGATTTACCGGGGGATTGGGGTGTCACTTTTGCCATGTACATCACCCTTGCCCTAGCCATCTTTGGCGGTATGGCGATGGGACTGTTGGTGTCTGCCTTTGCCCCTAGTCAGAACATTGTGCCCCTACTCGTGCTGATGTTTTTAGTGCCACAAATCATTTTTAGTGGGGGTATTCAGCCCGTCTCTACCTTTGGGTTGCCGGGGCAGATTATCAATCATCTGACGGTGATTAAGTGGCCCTTTGAGGCGATGGTCAAGCTCACAGGCATGGGGGAGGACATTGCCAATGATCCCTGTTGGCGCGAACCAGAGGAAGAACGGGAAAAAATGACCGAGGAGATGCAGCGGGATTTTTGTCTTTGCTATGGTCCCGGTCTATTTAAGACCTGCAACTTCCCCGGTATCCGCGCCAAGTATGTCCCCGAAGTGGATGAACCCGCCCTGCCGCGACCAGCGTCTCCCGGCGATCCCCCCAATGATCCAGCAGCGCTCCAAGACTATCTGCAACGGCTGCAAGCCTATCAGGCGGCCATGGATGAGTGGGAACTCAAATATTCTGAGTGGAACCGCCAACGCAGTCGTGCCATCAATGAAGCCCAAGGGATTATTAGCCGCTTCCAGCGAGACCAAGGCTACATGTTTACCGTAGATGTGCAACGCCATTGGCGCCATCAAGGAATTCTCATTCTGGCGATGTTAGTGGCTCTACCCTTCTGCCAAAAACGCCGCGACTTTAGCCGTTGA
- the polA gene encoding DNA polymerase I, producing MSAPNLLLIDGHSLAFRAYYAFSKGREGGLRTSTGIPTSVCFGFLKTLLEILDQQQADHVAIAFDLGEPTFRHTADENYKAGRAETPEDFIADIANLQALLRALRLPLLSQPGYEADDVIGTVVYRLRPQGWQVSIVSGDRDLFQLIDREGQVQVLYLGHTLGQRKQGLEAFDALKVKEKMGVWPEQIVDYKALCGDASDRIPGIKGIGPKTAVQLLNQYPTLEDIYAHIHEITPPSLRTKLINGEADARHSRTLAQIVLDVPLELPLEELHLSPFDWPTLDHLLDHLEFRALRMHLQDWHLRLGGTLPDLETDPDDTWFFAPTDTPAPLNVQLIETPEQLQWLIAQLETCTDVSHPVAWDTETTALNPRDAALVGLGCCWGSAADQVAYLPLGHKEGENLPLQETLTALRPILESDRYPKVLQNAKFDRLVLRFQGIQLQGVVFDTMLASYVINPEASHNLKDLCQRYLPLQAQTYRSLVGKDQTLADLPPAMVAQYCGLDVYTTYLLKEKLDADLTPRLRQLLLEVELPLEPILAEMEATGIRIDSNYLQQLSQALEQELEELQHQAWEMVGQPFNLASPKQLSELLFGTLGLDAKKTRKTKLGYSTDAATLEKLRDDHPVIEVIEKHRTLAKLKSTYVDVLPTLVRPDTGRVHTEFNQAVTATGRLSSSNPNLQNIPIRTEFSRQIRRAFMPEPGWLLVAADYSQIELRILAHLSQETALLEAYQKGEDVHRLTAQFLLEKTDISASERRLGKIINFGVIYGMGAQRFAREAGVSVADAKVFIQRFYDRYPRVFDYLRQMERLALSQGYVETLLGRRRYFQFESSELHALRGKPLEALADVDPSKLKMSNHERGLLRAAANAPIQGSSADIIKCAMVKLAPLLSPEEARLLLQVHDELVFEMPPAAWERLQTTIPEVMSTAVPLSVPLAVDIYAAANWLEAN from the coding sequence ATGTCTGCCCCCAATCTCTTGCTCATTGATGGCCATTCCTTGGCTTTTCGTGCCTACTACGCCTTTAGTAAGGGGCGGGAGGGGGGGTTGCGCACCTCCACAGGGATTCCCACCAGTGTGTGTTTTGGTTTTCTTAAGACGCTACTGGAGATTTTGGATCAGCAGCAGGCGGATCATGTGGCGATCGCCTTTGACTTGGGGGAACCGACATTTCGCCACACAGCCGATGAAAACTACAAGGCGGGGCGAGCAGAAACGCCAGAGGACTTTATTGCCGATATTGCCAATTTGCAGGCATTGTTGCGGGCTTTGCGTCTGCCCTTGTTGAGTCAGCCGGGCTATGAAGCGGATGATGTGATTGGCACGGTGGTGTATCGCTTACGACCCCAGGGATGGCAGGTGTCCATTGTCAGTGGCGATCGCGACCTCTTTCAATTGATTGATCGCGAGGGTCAGGTACAGGTTTTGTATCTAGGGCATACCCTTGGCCAACGCAAGCAGGGTCTAGAGGCCTTTGATGCCCTCAAGGTAAAGGAAAAAATGGGGGTTTGGCCAGAGCAAATTGTGGACTATAAAGCCCTCTGTGGTGATGCCAGCGATCGCATTCCCGGTATTAAGGGTATTGGCCCGAAAACAGCGGTGCAGTTACTCAATCAATACCCCACCCTTGAGGACATATACGCCCATATCCACGAGATTACGCCCCCAAGCCTGAGAACGAAGCTGATCAATGGGGAGGCCGATGCCCGCCATTCCCGCACACTGGCTCAAATTGTCCTCGATGTCCCCTTGGAACTCCCCCTCGAGGAACTGCATCTGAGTCCCTTTGATTGGCCAACGCTGGATCACCTCTTGGATCACTTGGAGTTTCGTGCCCTGCGGATGCACCTTCAGGACTGGCACCTCCGCTTGGGGGGGACGCTGCCCGATTTAGAGACCGATCCCGATGACACGTGGTTTTTTGCGCCGACGGATACCCCCGCCCCCTTGAATGTGCAACTCATTGAAACGCCAGAGCAACTGCAATGGCTGATTGCCCAGTTAGAAACCTGTACAGATGTGAGCCATCCCGTGGCTTGGGACACGGAAACCACGGCCTTGAACCCCCGTGATGCGGCTCTAGTGGGGTTGGGTTGTTGTTGGGGGTCGGCTGCGGATCAGGTGGCCTATTTACCCTTGGGACACAAAGAGGGTGAAAACCTTCCCTTGCAAGAGACTCTCACCGCTTTACGACCGATTTTAGAGAGCGATCGCTACCCCAAAGTCTTGCAAAATGCCAAATTTGACCGCTTGGTGCTGCGGTTTCAGGGGATTCAATTACAGGGCGTGGTGTTTGACACGATGCTGGCAAGCTATGTGATTAATCCCGAAGCCAGTCACAACCTCAAGGATTTGTGCCAGCGCTATCTGCCCCTCCAAGCCCAAACCTACCGCAGTCTTGTCGGCAAAGACCAAACCCTGGCAGATCTCCCCCCTGCGATGGTGGCGCAGTACTGTGGCCTTGATGTCTATACCACCTATCTTCTCAAGGAAAAATTAGACGCCGACTTGACCCCACGGCTGCGGCAACTGCTCCTAGAGGTGGAACTGCCCCTTGAACCCATTCTGGCGGAAATGGAAGCCACTGGCATTCGCATTGACAGCAACTATTTACAACAGCTCTCCCAAGCCCTTGAGCAGGAACTAGAGGAATTGCAACACCAAGCTTGGGAGATGGTGGGACAGCCTTTTAACTTGGCCTCCCCCAAGCAACTTAGTGAACTCCTCTTTGGCACGTTGGGACTAGATGCCAAAAAGACTCGCAAAACCAAGCTCGGCTATTCTACCGATGCGGCAACCCTCGAAAAGTTGCGGGATGATCATCCGGTGATTGAGGTGATTGAAAAGCATCGTACCCTTGCCAAACTCAAATCCACCTATGTTGACGTATTGCCAACCCTTGTACGCCCAGACACAGGCCGCGTGCATACGGAATTTAACCAAGCGGTGACCGCCACGGGTCGTCTCTCCTCCTCCAACCCCAATCTGCAAAATATCCCCATTCGCACCGAGTTTAGTCGGCAAATTCGCCGGGCTTTTATGCCAGAGCCGGGTTGGTTGCTGGTGGCAGCCGATTATTCCCAAATTGAGCTGCGCATCCTTGCTCACCTCAGTCAAGAAACTGCCCTGCTAGAGGCCTACCAAAAAGGGGAGGATGTCCATCGCCTCACGGCTCAGTTTCTCTTAGAAAAAACGGACATTAGTGCCAGTGAACGCCGCTTGGGCAAAATTATTAACTTTGGCGTCATTTACGGCATGGGGGCGCAGCGGTTTGCCCGCGAGGCCGGAGTGAGTGTGGCCGATGCTAAGGTGTTTATTCAGCGGTTTTACGATCGCTACCCACGGGTCTTTGACTATCTGCGGCAAATGGAACGGCTTGCCCTCAGCCAAGGCTATGTGGAAACCCTTTTGGGGCGGCGGCGCTATTTTCAATTTGAAAGTTCTGAACTGCACGCCCTGCGGGGCAAGCCCTTGGAAGCCCTAGCCGATGTCGATCCCAGTAAACTAAAGATGAGCAACCATGAGCGCGGGCTATTGCGGGCGGCAGCCAATGCCCCGATTCAAGGTTCCAGTGCCGATATTATTAAGTGCGCCATGGTGAAGCTCGCCCCCTTGCTCTCCCCTGAAGAAGCCCGCCTCCTGCTCCAAGTCCACGATGAATTGGTGTTCGAGATGCCCCCTGCCGCTTGGGAACGACTGCAAACAACAATTCCTGAAGTCATGAGTACGGCAGTTCCCCTGAGTGTGCCCCTTGCGGTGGACATTTACGCGGCGGCTAACTGGCTGGAGGCCAACTAA
- a CDS encoding pitrilysin family protein, whose amino-acid sequence MRQRSHGQVYFWQILLCLVWGTIALCWPADAQTIRPYIERAMDQISEFYLDNGMHFIVMEQHQAPIISFLTYVDVGGVDELEGQTGVAHYLEHLAFKGTRRIGTTDYAAEKEKLVRLDALFEQLQATTDERQRQALLTKFAAVQQAADRYVIRNQYGQIVQQSGGVGLNATTSADATRYFYSFPANKLELWMSLESERFLEPVFRDFYQEKEVILEERRLRTENSPTGQLFEAFLATSFRQHPYRRPVIGYREDIQNLRRADVERFFRQYYTPDKMTVVIVGDLDPQRVKTLAKVYFGRYPNSAAKTPTIPPEPLQTEPRQITLELASQPLYIEAYPCPALRDPAYLTYEMLARILSGGRTSRLYRSLVLEQKLALNVQAYVGFPGNKYPNRFLIYGAPAPGQTAAALAAGIAQELKGLQTTPVTVAELDRVKAQLRMELLQNLMSNEGMAKLLAEYAVKGGGWQQLFTRLEAINDITPADIQRVAQLLQPEQRTVAQIQTRP is encoded by the coding sequence ATGCGGCAACGGAGCCACGGGCAAGTTTATTTCTGGCAAATTCTCCTCTGCCTCGTTTGGGGGACGATCGCCCTCTGCTGGCCTGCCGATGCCCAAACGATTCGCCCCTACATTGAGCGTGCCATGGATCAAATTAGTGAGTTTTATCTTGACAATGGAATGCACTTCATTGTCATGGAGCAACACCAAGCGCCCATTATCTCCTTTCTCACCTATGTAGATGTGGGGGGTGTGGATGAACTCGAAGGACAAACCGGTGTAGCCCACTATCTAGAACATTTGGCCTTTAAGGGCACTCGCCGCATCGGCACAACGGATTATGCTGCCGAAAAAGAAAAGCTAGTCCGATTGGACGCCCTCTTTGAGCAACTGCAAGCCACCACCGATGAGCGGCAACGGCAGGCGCTTTTAACGAAATTTGCCGCTGTGCAGCAGGCGGCCGATCGCTACGTCATTCGCAATCAATATGGCCAAATTGTCCAACAGTCCGGAGGCGTGGGTCTCAATGCAACCACATCCGCCGATGCCACCCGTTACTTCTACAGTTTTCCCGCCAACAAATTGGAACTGTGGATGTCCCTAGAGTCGGAACGCTTTTTGGAGCCCGTCTTTCGCGACTTTTACCAAGAAAAGGAAGTCATTCTTGAGGAGCGGCGGCTACGCACTGAAAATTCCCCCACGGGGCAACTCTTTGAGGCCTTTTTGGCCACGAGCTTTCGCCAGCATCCCTACCGCCGACCCGTCATTGGCTACCGTGAGGATATTCAAAACCTACGCCGTGCCGATGTGGAACGCTTCTTTCGCCAGTATTACACCCCCGACAAAATGACAGTGGTGATTGTGGGAGATCTTGATCCCCAAAGGGTCAAAACCTTAGCCAAGGTTTATTTTGGTCGCTATCCCAACAGTGCCGCCAAGACCCCAACGATTCCCCCCGAACCGCTGCAAACGGAGCCTCGGCAAATTACCCTTGAATTGGCTAGCCAACCCCTTTACATTGAAGCTTATCCCTGCCCAGCTTTGCGGGACCCAGCGTACCTCACCTATGAAATGTTGGCACGCATTCTCAGTGGCGGCCGCACCTCCCGTCTCTATCGTTCCCTTGTCCTTGAGCAAAAGTTAGCCCTGAATGTCCAAGCCTACGTGGGATTTCCCGGCAATAAATATCCCAACCGCTTTCTCATCTATGGGGCGCCGGCGCCGGGTCAAACAGCCGCTGCCCTTGCCGCTGGTATTGCCCAAGAACTCAAGGGACTGCAAACAACACCCGTGACGGTGGCAGAGCTGGATCGGGTAAAAGCGCAACTGCGGATGGAACTGCTACAAAACCTGATGTCCAATGAGGGGATGGCCAAGCTCTTGGCAGAGTATGCCGTCAAAGGCGGCGGCTGGCAGCAACTCTTTACCCGTTTAGAGGCGATTAACGACATTACCCCTGCTGATATTCAGCGGGTAGCTCAATTGCTGCAACCTGAGCAGCGAACTGTGGCGCAGATTCAAACCCGCCCATGA